The proteins below come from a single Drosophila suzukii chromosome X, CBGP_Dsuzu_IsoJpt1.0, whole genome shotgun sequence genomic window:
- the Cpr5C gene encoding larval cuticle protein A2B, protein MAFKFVALFALIAAASAGVLPAAQVYHAAPVATYAAPVLKTAHPVLAKADEEYDPHPQYKYAYDVQDSLSGDSKSQVEERDGDVVRGEYSLVDSDGFKRTVQYTADPVNGFNAVVSREPLVKAVVKTVAPVAPVYTSYH, encoded by the exons ATGGCATTCAAG TTTGTGGCCCTTTTCGCACTGATCGCCGCCGCCAGTGCCGGTGTCCTGCCCGCCGCCCAGGTGTACCATGCCGCTCCGGTGGCCACCTATGCGGCACCCGTCCTGAAGACGGCCCATCCGGTGCTGGCCAAGGCCGACGAGGAGTACGATCCCCATCCGCAGTACAAGTACGCCTACGATGTGCAGGACTCGCTGTCCGGCGACTCCAAGAGCCAGGTGGAGGAGCGCGACGGGGACGTGGTCCGCGGGGAGTACTCTTTGGTCGATTCCGATGGATTCAAGCGTACGGTCCAGTACACCGCCGATCCCGTCAATGGGTTCAATGCCGTGGTCAGCCGGGAGCCCCTGGTTAAGGCCGTGGTCAAGACCGTGGCCCCGGTGGCCCCCGTCTACACCTCCTACCACTAA